The genomic segment CCGGTGATAGCTCCTTCTTCGATAATGGCTTCTTGCCATGATCGGCACGATCCTCTTCTATGCTTCTTTCCAAATCTTCCATGTACGCTTTCGTGTTCTTTGATACTACCTTCTTATTGAACTTATTCTTATTGGCATTGGCTTTCAAATGAGTAGAATCAGTGAAAAGCGTTGTACCTTCTATGAATCCTTTCTTCAAAGCAAGCAATACCACATCTTCAAACATCTCACGAAAGACATCACTCCCGTCAAAACGCCGACGCCGATTTTGACTGATCGTGCTGGAATGGGGTATCTTATCTTGCAGTCCATAACCTAAAAACCATCGGTAGGCTACATTTACTTGGATATCCTTAACCAACTGACGCTCTGATCGAATCCCAAAAAAATAACCTATGAAAAGCATTTTAAATAATATCACAGGATCAATAGCCGGTCGTCCATTATCCAGACAATATAATGGCTCCATACGGTCTCTTACAAAACTGAAATCAATATGCTTGGTTACTTTACGTAGAATATGATCCTCAGGAACCAGATTCTCTATACAAACAAACTCCATGGTGTTCTGTACTACCTCTGTGCGTTTTATCATTAGTATTATCACCTATCTTTTTAACGTAATATAAAGTGAATGTGATCGGAGTGTCAAATATGATCGTAGTATATATAATAAAACAAAGCCCTGAAATCATCAGGACTTTGTCAACAGTCTGATGAGTCATATATGACTCAGGAAAAATAATTCGTTACGAGAAGAGATTAAAATAAATCAAAACAATAACAAAAAAAACTAAATTTTAATGTTGGGTATTTTATAAAATTGAAATACGAACGAAGATTTCCTAAAATCGTGATATTTACATAACGTATACTATCAGATACAATGTCTGATAATGTATATTATGTAAACTTGAAGATATTTCGAGAATTGGTTTAAGGGTCGGGAGTTATGGGGACTTCTTCCCTATACGTAATTTCTTGACATATTAATCAAAGAAGTCTCTGTTCTATCAAACTATATGTATTAAGGAATATTCTATGAATAGTATGACTGGATTTGGAGTAGCGGAATATAACAAGAATGATATTTATCTTCGGGTGAGTTTAAAATCATTAAATGATAAATATCTCAATATACGAACAAAACTCCCTTATGAGTTCCCTGAATATTTATCGTATAAGATCGAACAGTTTATCCCAAAATTTATTAAAAGAGGTGGAATAAACGTAATCGTATCATTAAAAGATTCACGAAATAGTGTAGCAAATATTGATATGGAAGATGAAAATATAAAGAAATTACTTAAAACATTAGTTGAATTGAAGTCAAAAACGGGAATCGAGGCTGCTGTTTCATTATCCGATCTGATGACAATTCAAAAAATGGAAAGCTCCCTCATCGATCCATTTTATCTTAACGATGAATTCCAAAAACTGTTGTTTGATACACTGAATTCTGCCCTTGAACATCTGATAAAAGAGAGAAAGGCAGAAGGTAATCATTTAGAAGAATTTTTTATCACATCGATCAATCAGATCGAAGTATCTCTGAACACAATAGAACATTCTATTCCGGAATATTTACAGGAACTGAAAGTTAAAGTTCAGAATATTTGCAGAGATATTACAAGTGAGGATGATATAAATCTATCCAAATTCAATGAAGAGAAGCTTTTATCTGAAATCAACTATTACATTGATAAATCAGATATAACAGAAGAAATTGTACGTTTGAAGAGTCATTTGAAGAAATTGCGTAATCTAATTAACGTAAATGGCAAACCAATTGGACTTTCCATGTTATTCATGATACAGGAAATGCAGCGTGAGATCAGTACGATTTCGGCAAAATATCATAATGCAACAATATTTCCGGATATTATCAACATAAAAGAAGAGATCGAAAAATGCAAGGAGCAAGCGCTCAATGTCGAATAAAAAACCACTATATCATTGGATTTCATTTCCTTTTGTAGAAACTCCCCTATCGTCCGTACTTGTGATTGCTTTCTTTGCTCTTGTTGCCATATTTGTTCACTCGGTAACCATAAATTTTTTCTGGGTTTTGCTTTCACTTGTATTTCTCTTCTCGTCTCTTTTCTCATATTTTGTTCCAACATATTATGACTTGTATGATGACCATGTCTTTGTGAAAGTCCTGGTTTTTAAAAGACAAAGAAAATACAACGAATTCAAGTGCTTTTATGCAGATAAAAAAGGAGTAATGCTCGGTACTTTTAGCCGTCCTCGGGGCTTGGATAGATTTAGAGGTCAGTCTATACGATTTTCAAAAAATCAGGAAGAACGAGAAGAAATTATGGCATTTTTTAATGAAAAAATTGGAAATAAATATTAATGCCGCAAATAGATCTTGAGCAAGAGATAAAAGATTACATTAAACGTCATCCAGATAGGCAGTTGTCTGTCCCTAAGATCGCCAAGATATTCAACGTAAAAAAGAAAAATTACAGAAAAATCAAAAATATATTAAGGCACTTAGAGTCCGATGGTGTGCTGATTCGTCAGAAAAGAGCATATGGAGCACTATCAAAACGAAAAACATATATTGGGACCTTTGATGCATCTGCGCTTGCCAAGAACTATCCATTTGGTTTTGTCGAAACCGAACATGGAGATGTAAAAGTATATGAAGAGAATTGTCTTGATGCTTATCATCATGATATTGTCGAATATATTGTGCTGAAAGATTCAAAACAGGGACCTGTCGGGAAGATCGTAAAAGTAATTGAAAGAAAGAACAGTACACTCGTTGGTTCAGCTTTTAAGCAGGATGCACATGTATTCTTTGTATCTGATAATCCGAAAATCGATACTGAAGTCCAGCTTGTTGATGTCGGAGATTTCACGTTATTAACTGGCAAGAAGCTCGTAATCGAGATCACTGATTGGGGCAATCGATCTCAACAGATATTGCCACAAGGTAAAGTAATCGAAGTGTTGGGTTCACTTGAAGATCCAAATATCGATTATATAGCAATCGTAAAAGAGTATGGGCTTCCAACCACATTTTCAGATGAAGTCATGCAGGAAGTTCAGGCATTACCAGACACCATTTCTGCTGATGAAATTTCACGAAGAAAAGATTTTAGAAATCTCATTACATGTACGATAGATCCCAAAACCGCAAAAGATTTTGACGATGCCATCTCTTTTGAGAGGACCGAGAACGGAACCATAAAACTCTACGTTCATATTGCAGATGTATCTCACTATGTGAAAGCAGATTCGGAAATATTCAGGGCAGCGCTTGAAAGAGGGACAAGCATCTACCTTTTACAGAATGTTATCCCTATGCTTCCCTTTAAGTTAAGTAATGAACTATGCAGCCTGCAACCGGATGTTGACCGTTTAACAATGACAGTTATCATCGATTATGATAATAACTTCAAAGCGCTGGGTTCAAGTGTATACCCTTCGGTGATCCGAAGTGACCAGAGACTTTCATATGAACAGGTCGATGTACTTTTTGAACAGGGCGAAAATGCTGAGATAAAAGAGGAAGTGAAAGAGATCATATTAGCGATGCGACCATTAGCGAAGCGTCTCACCAAAGAACGATATGCAAGAGGAAGCCTTGATTTTGATCTGCCGGATTCGGAATTCATCTTTGATGAACAAGGTTGTCCTGTTGATATTCTGCGAACTCATCAAACGGAAAGCCATCTCCTTATTGAAGAGTTCATGCTTGCAGCAAATGAGTTGATGGCAAAGTTGATCGCACGTAAATGTAGTGCCGGTATTTTTAGGATCCATGAATCTCCAAGCCTGGATAAAATTGCAGAATTTGCTCGAACGATCAAAGCATACGGATTTCCTTTTAACATAAATCATAAAGATGTGAGCATGACCATTAAGCAATTTTTGCAATCTCTTAAGGACGAGAATCAGCATCGTGTGTATGATTACCTGCTTCTCAGAAGCTTAATGAAAGCGAAGTACTCATATCGGAATGTCGGGCATTTCGGGCTTGCATTGAAGTCCTATACTCACTTCACCTCCCCTATCCGCCGTTTCCCTGATCTCATTGTGCATCATCTTATAAAGCAGTATGTTTTTGAGTGGACGACTAAAAGATTTACACTGGGTGAAATAAAAATGTATGCCGATCATTCTTCTGAAATGGAAGTACGAGCAATGAATGCTGAGCGTAGTCTCGGTGAGTTGAAAAAGAATCGTTTCATGAGAGAGAATATGGGTAAGATTTTCGGAGCACTGATCGTGAATTTCAATAAAAGAAATATCTATGTAGAGCTGGATTCCTATCCAATTGAAGGATATATTCCTCTTTCTGCTCTTGGTCGTGATTTCTTTGAGTTTGATCCAAAACATTATATGGTCGTCGGTAAGAGGAGTAAACAGAGATTTGTGTTATGTCAGAAGCTTAAGGTTCGGGTGAAACGGATCATTCATGATATAGAATTTGAGATTGATGATGAGTGATAAACAGAAGCCGGAAGACAGAATACAGAATTCAGAAGATATTGTTGAATTGTGCAAAGCTCACAATACCATGCAATTCGAGGCAATTGTCGAGATACTTGATGAAAATAATATTCCCTACACCTATCGCAGAAAAGGACTTTCGTTAGGTACTTTTTTTGAATATTCGAGTAAAAAGAGTTACATTCAGATCTTGGTTTATGAAGAGGATAAAGAGAAAGCGTTCGAGCTCATCGAGCCTGTTTTGATAACGTTGTGAGAGAACAGGATATATACTCGTTCCTAAGTTGAAATTGGTAACGAGGTAATAATTCTATTTTTTTGCGTTATACATTACATACTATGGATCGACATTTTCTCAAGGTCTTCGATGGATTCAATAACAGCTTCAGAAAGCGTGGGATGTGCATATACAATTTTCACTGCATCTTCGATCGTCATGCCGCTTTGAACAATAATACCACCCTCAGCAATAAGTTCTGTCGCTTCCGGACCGATAATATGCATACCGATTATCTTCTTACTTTTGTTATCTGCAATGGTTTTTACAAAACCAAACGTTTCGCCTAATCCAAGCGCTTTTCCATTCGCAGAGAAGGGAAATTTCCCGATTAATATGTCCTTATATTTCTCTTTCGCCTGTACCTCAGTGAGCCCGACAGACCCGATCTCAGGATTTGTAAAAGTGCATCTTGGGATGTTTTCATAACAAAGTACATCGGTTTTTACGTCAGTTTTTTCGATCTTGTTTTTTATGATCTCCGCAGTAAGAAGTCCCTGCTTGCTAGCTGTATGTGCGAGCATCATTTTTGCAGTCACGTCCCCTATTGCAAAAAGATTTCTATTATTGGTTTCGAATCTATCATTAATGATGATTGCATTTCGTTCTATTGCGATATCAAAATTTTCGCACTTGATATCGATAACAGGCATTCTGCCGACACTCAGAAGAACTTTATCAGTTGCAATTTCTTTACCGCTTGAAAGATTAAGGACTAACTCACTATTTTCTTTTTTCCAGGCTTCAACAGCAGTGTTGAGATGTATTTTGATTCCTGATTTCTTCAAAGCCATT from the Candidatus Cloacimonadota bacterium genome contains:
- a CDS encoding DUF1732 domain-containing protein, yielding MNSMTGFGVAEYNKNDIYLRVSLKSLNDKYLNIRTKLPYEFPEYLSYKIEQFIPKFIKRGGINVIVSLKDSRNSVANIDMEDENIKKLLKTLVELKSKTGIEAAVSLSDLMTIQKMESSLIDPFYLNDEFQKLLFDTLNSALEHLIKERKAEGNHLEEFFITSINQIEVSLNTIEHSIPEYLQELKVKVQNICRDITSEDDINLSKFNEEKLLSEINYYIDKSDITEEIVRLKSHLKKLRNLINVNGKPIGLSMLFMIQEMQREISTISAKYHNATIFPDIINIKEEIEKCKEQALNVE
- the rnr gene encoding ribonuclease R; the protein is MPQIDLEQEIKDYIKRHPDRQLSVPKIAKIFNVKKKNYRKIKNILRHLESDGVLIRQKRAYGALSKRKTYIGTFDASALAKNYPFGFVETEHGDVKVYEENCLDAYHHDIVEYIVLKDSKQGPVGKIVKVIERKNSTLVGSAFKQDAHVFFVSDNPKIDTEVQLVDVGDFTLLTGKKLVIEITDWGNRSQQILPQGKVIEVLGSLEDPNIDYIAIVKEYGLPTTFSDEVMQEVQALPDTISADEISRRKDFRNLITCTIDPKTAKDFDDAISFERTENGTIKLYVHIADVSHYVKADSEIFRAALERGTSIYLLQNVIPMLPFKLSNELCSLQPDVDRLTMTVIIDYDNNFKALGSSVYPSVIRSDQRLSYEQVDVLFEQGENAEIKEEVKEIILAMRPLAKRLTKERYARGSLDFDLPDSEFIFDEQGCPVDILRTHQTESHLLIEEFMLAANELMAKLIARKCSAGIFRIHESPSLDKIAEFARTIKAYGFPFNINHKDVSMTIKQFLQSLKDENQHRVYDYLLLRSLMKAKYSYRNVGHFGLALKSYTHFTSPIRRFPDLIVHHLIKQYVFEWTTKRFTLGEIKMYADHSSEMEVRAMNAERSLGELKKNRFMRENMGKIFGALIVNFNKRNIYVELDSYPIEGYIPLSALGRDFFEFDPKHYMVVGKRSKQRFVLCQKLKVRVKRIIHDIEFEIDDE
- a CDS encoding DUF2007 domain-containing protein; this encodes MSDKQKPEDRIQNSEDIVELCKAHNTMQFEAIVEILDENNIPYTYRRKGLSLGTFFEYSSKKSYIQILVYEEDKEKAFELIEPVLITL
- the lpdA gene encoding dihydrolipoyl dehydrogenase, whose product is MEEHSVAIIGGGPGGYAAAIRLQQYGIDAVVFEKDRLGGVCLNWGCIPTKALVKVADLFSELHHVEEFGLALENPSLDYEKIYERKNQVVEKLVSGLEFLFKKRQIHVIKDTVTSIEKKGDSYSISTENSSTHVSFVIIATGSKPKELPTFKIDGTNILSSKDILKLQQLPKRLSIVGGGVIGCEFASIFAQLGVEVQIVEFLPQLISTEDEEISKRLAMALKKSGIKIHLNTAVEAWKKENSELVLNLSSGKEIATDKVLLSVGRMPVIDIKCENFDIAIERNAIIINDRFETNNRNLFAIGDVTAKMMLAHTASKQGLLTAEIIKNKIEKTDVKTDVLCYENIPRCTFTNPEIGSVGLTEVQAKEKYKDILIGKFPFSANGKALGLGETFGFVKTIADNKSKKIIGMHIIGPEATELIAEGGIIVQSGMTIEDAVKIVYAHPTLSEAVIESIEDLEKMSIHSM